One part of the Sphingobium yanoikuyae genome encodes these proteins:
- a CDS encoding YceI family protein — protein sequence MRKYLISAAALIAVAGGTVVIAQAPMAVPGSKDVAKVTGGTYSIEPSHTQIVFAYDHMGFTNNMGVITQPTGTLTLDKANLSASKVSITLPIANLTTGIPALNEHLAKPEFFDAAKFPTATFVSTGVKPDGATGADITGNLTIKGITKPVTLDAEFYGAGANPMNKKENVGFVATGTIKRSDFGMGGFVPVVGDNVELKIIVAFQK from the coding sequence ATGCGCAAATATCTGATCTCTGCCGCTGCCCTGATCGCGGTCGCCGGCGGCACTGTTGTCATCGCCCAGGCCCCGATGGCCGTCCCCGGCAGCAAGGATGTCGCCAAGGTCACCGGCGGCACCTATAGCATCGAACCCAGCCACACCCAGATCGTCTTCGCCTATGACCATATGGGCTTCACCAACAATATGGGCGTCATCACCCAGCCGACCGGCACGCTGACGCTGGACAAGGCCAACCTCTCGGCTTCGAAGGTGTCGATCACCCTGCCGATCGCCAACCTCACCACCGGCATCCCGGCGCTGAACGAGCATCTCGCCAAGCCCGAATTTTTCGACGCAGCCAAGTTCCCGACCGCGACCTTCGTGTCGACCGGCGTGAAGCCCGACGGCGCGACCGGCGCGGACATCACCGGCAACCTGACCATCAAGGGCATCACCAAGCCGGTGACGCTGGATGCCGAATTCTATGGCGCCGGTGCGAACCCGATGAACAAGAAGGAAAATGTCGGCTTCGTCGCGACCGGTACGATCAAGCGCAGCGATTTCGGCATGGGCGGCTTCGTTCCCGTCGTCGGCGACAATGTCGAACTGAAGATCATCGTCGCGTTCCAGAAATAA
- a CDS encoding L,D-transpeptidase family protein, which yields MLIAGSVPGMVAAQPAASDTAARSSVAAEIRSAASGKLRDFYGTRGYWPLWSDKGKVRAEPAQALLTLLDSADQDGLRSRDYDARGLLRAIKEADASGDPKALARVDVALSKALAAYVADVRRPSKAVKMRYLDPEVEPQAPDAAEVLRAAAVAPSLASYVEKAGWMSPLYMKLRAASGAYATRWGGLPAVSVPTDVKLRPGGSSGEIAILRHRLGLADGVDYDKALVVKVKLFQADHGLDADGIAGAQTIEALNRGPGHYGRILALNLERARLLPGPWVRHVEVDAASARLYYYSGGELDGSMKVVAGAKESQTPMMAGMIRYATLNPYWNVPPDLVERKIAPKILDGATLRKMRYEALSDWTADAQTLNQSEIDWQAVAAGRRELRVRQLPGGNNAMGKIKFMFPNDLGIYLHDTPDRALFAKPVRHFSNGCVRLEDAQRLGRWFFGKTPTAESDAPEQYVPLPRPVPVYLTYLTVVPTADGVQFLPDDYGRDGE from the coding sequence ATGCTGATCGCCGGTTCCGTGCCGGGGATGGTGGCTGCGCAGCCGGCCGCCAGCGACACGGCGGCGCGGTCGAGCGTGGCAGCTGAAATCCGGTCGGCGGCAAGCGGCAAGCTGCGCGATTTCTATGGCACGCGCGGCTATTGGCCGCTGTGGAGCGACAAGGGCAAGGTCCGCGCCGAACCGGCGCAAGCGCTGCTGACGCTGCTCGACAGTGCCGATCAGGACGGGCTGCGATCGCGCGACTATGATGCCAGGGGGTTGTTGCGGGCGATCAAGGAGGCCGATGCCTCGGGCGACCCCAAGGCGCTTGCGCGGGTCGACGTCGCCCTGTCAAAGGCGCTGGCTGCCTATGTCGCCGATGTCCGCCGCCCGTCCAAGGCGGTGAAGATGCGCTATCTCGACCCCGAGGTGGAACCGCAGGCGCCAGATGCGGCGGAGGTGCTGCGCGCGGCGGCGGTCGCGCCGTCGCTGGCGAGCTATGTCGAGAAGGCGGGCTGGATGAGCCCGCTCTACATGAAGCTGCGCGCGGCGAGCGGCGCCTATGCGACGCGCTGGGGCGGCCTGCCGGCGGTGAGCGTGCCGACCGACGTCAAGCTGCGGCCGGGCGGATCGAGCGGCGAGATCGCGATCCTGCGCCATCGGCTGGGGCTGGCCGACGGGGTCGATTATGACAAGGCATTGGTGGTCAAGGTCAAGCTGTTCCAGGCCGATCATGGGCTGGATGCGGACGGCATTGCCGGCGCCCAGACGATCGAGGCGCTCAATCGTGGTCCGGGCCATTATGGCCGGATATTGGCGCTCAATCTGGAGCGGGCGCGGCTGCTGCCCGGTCCATGGGTGCGGCATGTTGAGGTCGATGCGGCATCGGCGCGGCTCTATTATTATAGCGGCGGCGAACTGGACGGATCGATGAAGGTCGTGGCCGGCGCCAAGGAAAGCCAGACGCCGATGATGGCGGGCATGATCCGCTATGCGACGCTCAACCCCTATTGGAATGTCCCGCCCGACCTGGTCGAGCGTAAGATCGCACCCAAGATCCTTGACGGGGCGACGCTCAGGAAGATGCGCTATGAGGCACTGAGCGACTGGACCGCCGACGCGCAGACGCTGAACCAGAGTGAGATCGACTGGCAGGCGGTGGCAGCGGGGCGGCGCGAATTGCGCGTGCGCCAGTTGCCCGGCGGCAATAATGCCATGGGGAAGATCAAGTTCATGTTCCCCAATGACCTGGGCATCTATCTGCACGACACGCCCGACCGGGCGCTGTTCGCCAAGCCGGTGCGCCATTTCAGCAATGGCTGCGTCCGGCTGGAGGATGCGCAGCGTCTGGGCCGCTGGTTCTTCGGCAAGACGCCGACCGCAGAGAGCGACGCACCCGAACAATATGTGCCGCTGCCCCGCCCGGTGCCGGTCTATCTCACCTATCTGACGGTGGTGCCGACGGCGGACGGGGTGCAGTTCCTGCCGGACGATTATGGACGGGACGGGGAGTAA
- the miaA gene encoding tRNA (adenosine(37)-N6)-dimethylallyltransferase MiaA, with product MSNSEPETGESRPPVALIAGPTASGKSALAVRLAQIADGVVINADASQVYADLAILSARPSQEEMGGVPHRLFGHIDGAEACSAARWAAEARAEIDAAHEAGKLPVLVGGTGLYIRTLLDGIAPVPEIDADIRAAVRAMPVAQAHEALRSEDPEAAARLAPADTTRVARALEVVRSTGKPLKLWQQHKQGGIADRISLSPMILLPPRDWLIERCDRRFELMIDQGAVAEVEALLPRNLNPDLPVMRAIGVPEIAAWLKADIDRDTMMARGQLATRQYAKRQYTWFSNQPPQDWHREKRSIDAEIANELAIKLQQ from the coding sequence ATGTCAAACTCCGAACCAGAAACAGGCGAATCCCGCCCACCGGTCGCGCTTATTGCCGGGCCGACAGCCAGCGGCAAGAGCGCGCTCGCCGTCCGCCTGGCCCAGATCGCCGACGGCGTCGTCATCAATGCCGATGCCAGCCAGGTCTATGCCGACCTGGCGATCCTGTCCGCCCGCCCGTCGCAAGAGGAAATGGGCGGCGTGCCCCATCGCCTGTTCGGCCATATCGACGGAGCGGAAGCCTGCTCCGCCGCGCGCTGGGCGGCCGAGGCCAGGGCGGAGATCGACGCCGCCCATGAAGCCGGCAAGTTGCCCGTGCTGGTCGGCGGCACCGGCCTTTATATACGGACGTTGCTCGACGGCATCGCGCCGGTGCCGGAAATCGATGCCGATATCCGCGCCGCCGTCCGCGCCATGCCGGTGGCGCAGGCGCACGAAGCATTGCGCAGCGAAGACCCGGAGGCCGCTGCCCGCCTCGCCCCGGCCGACACCACCCGCGTTGCCCGCGCGCTGGAAGTGGTGCGATCGACCGGCAAGCCGCTGAAGCTATGGCAGCAGCACAAGCAGGGCGGCATCGCCGACCGCATCAGCCTGTCCCCGATGATCCTGCTGCCGCCGCGCGACTGGCTGATCGAGCGCTGCGACCGACGTTTCGAGCTGATGATCGATCAGGGCGCTGTTGCCGAGGTGGAGGCGCTGCTGCCCCGCAACCTCAATCCCGACCTGCCGGTGATGCGCGCGATCGGTGTGCCGGAAATCGCCGCCTGGCTCAAAGCTGACATCGATCGTGACACGATGATGGCCCGTGGCCAGCTCGCCACGCGCCAATATGCCAAACGCCAATATACCTGGTTCTCCAACCAGCCGCCACAGGACTGGCACCGCGAAAAGAGATCTATTGATGCTGAAATTGCCAATGAATTAGCAATTAAATTACAACAATAG
- the serB gene encoding phosphoserine phosphatase SerB, producing MIDDGIAADIFFEPADGVEKSDCLEISRAIKEIALSIAQGGYGRDLALDVIVQPAATREKKLLIADMDSTMITVECIDELADYAGIKPQIAEITERAMRGELDFEGALHGRVALLKGLPDSAIDQCREERVVIMGGARELVRTMKARGARTLLVSGGFTRFTGPVAAEIGFDVHVANVLEIADGALLGTVTVPIVDAARKRTELEAAIDGGIDRALTLAVGDGANDIPMIEGAGLGVAYHAKPKTRAAAAAEIVHGDLSVLLYAQGIASADWVRD from the coding sequence ATGATCGACGACGGCATCGCTGCGGACATCTTCTTTGAACCGGCGGACGGTGTCGAAAAATCGGATTGCCTCGAAATTTCGCGAGCGATCAAAGAGATCGCACTTTCCATCGCGCAGGGCGGGTATGGCCGTGACTTGGCTTTGGATGTGATCGTCCAACCTGCCGCCACACGCGAGAAGAAGCTGCTGATCGCCGACATGGATTCGACCATGATCACGGTCGAGTGCATCGACGAACTGGCCGATTATGCCGGGATCAAGCCGCAGATTGCCGAGATCACCGAACGGGCGATGCGCGGCGAGCTGGATTTCGAAGGCGCGCTGCATGGTCGCGTCGCCCTGCTGAAAGGGCTGCCCGACAGCGCGATCGACCAGTGCCGCGAGGAGCGGGTGGTGATCATGGGCGGTGCGCGCGAACTGGTGCGCACGATGAAGGCGCGCGGTGCGCGCACCCTGCTGGTTTCTGGCGGCTTCACCCGCTTCACCGGGCCGGTGGCGGCGGAAATCGGCTTCGACGTCCATGTCGCCAATGTGCTGGAAATCGCCGACGGCGCGCTGCTTGGCACCGTCACCGTGCCGATCGTCGATGCCGCGCGCAAGCGCACCGAACTGGAGGCCGCGATCGACGGCGGGATCGATCGTGCGCTGACGCTGGCGGTGGGCGATGGCGCCAATGACATTCCGATGATCGAGGGGGCGGGGCTGGGCGTTGCCTATCATGCCAAGCCCAAGACCCGCGCGGCGGCAGCGGCCGAGATCGTCCATGGCGACTTGTCGGTGCTGCTCTATGCCCAGGGTATTGCTTCGGCCGACTGGGTCCGCGACTGA
- the ilvC gene encoding ketol-acid reductoisomerase yields MKVYYDRDADIGLIKGKKVAILGYGSQGHAHAQNLRDSGVAEVAIALRPGSPSAKKAEGAGFKVLPNKEAAQWADVLMILAPDEHQAAIYEADIKGNLRPGAALAFAHGLNIHFGLIEVPADIDVIMIAPKGPGHTVRGEYQRGGGVPCLIAVHQDATGNAHDIALSYASGVGGGRSGIIETNFREECETDLFGEQAVLCGGATALVQAGFETLVEAGYAPEMAYFECLHELKLIVDLMYEGGIADMRYSISNTAEYGDIKTGPRIITEETKKEMKRVLADIQSGRFVKDFILDNRAGQPELKASRKQAAAHQIEKTGSQLRAMMPWIGANKLVNKDKN; encoded by the coding sequence ATGAAGGTTTATTACGATCGCGACGCAGACATCGGCCTGATCAAGGGCAAGAAGGTTGCCATATTGGGCTATGGTTCGCAGGGCCACGCCCATGCACAGAATCTGCGCGACTCCGGCGTTGCCGAAGTCGCCATTGCGCTGCGCCCCGGTTCGCCCAGCGCCAAGAAGGCCGAAGGCGCCGGTTTCAAGGTGCTGCCGAACAAGGAAGCCGCCCAGTGGGCCGACGTGCTGATGATCCTGGCGCCCGACGAGCATCAGGCCGCCATCTATGAAGCCGACATCAAGGGCAATCTGCGCCCCGGCGCCGCGCTCGCCTTCGCCCATGGCCTGAACATCCATTTCGGCCTGATCGAAGTCCCCGCCGACATCGACGTCATCATGATCGCGCCCAAGGGCCCCGGCCACACCGTGCGCGGCGAATATCAGCGCGGCGGCGGCGTCCCCTGCCTGATCGCCGTCCATCAGGACGCGACCGGCAACGCCCATGACATCGCCCTGTCCTACGCCTCGGGCGTCGGCGGCGGCCGCAGCGGCATCATCGAGACCAACTTCCGCGAGGAATGCGAAACCGATCTGTTCGGCGAGCAGGCCGTGCTGTGCGGCGGCGCCACCGCGCTGGTCCAGGCCGGTTTCGAAACCCTGGTCGAAGCCGGCTACGCCCCGGAAATGGCCTATTTCGAGTGCCTGCACGAGCTGAAGCTGATCGTCGACCTTATGTATGAAGGCGGCATCGCCGACATGCGCTACTCGATCTCGAACACCGCCGAATATGGCGACATCAAGACCGGCCCGCGCATCATCACCGAGGAAACCAAGAAGGAAATGAAGCGCGTTCTGGCCGACATCCAGTCGGGCCGCTTCGTCAAGGACTTCATCCTCGACAACCGCGCCGGTCAGCCCGAACTCAAGGCCAGCCGCAAGCAGGCCGCCGCCCACCAGATCGAAAAGACCGGTTCGCAGCTGCGCGCCATGATGCCCTGGATCGGCGCCAACAAGCTGGTCAACAAGGACAAGAACTAA
- a CDS encoding acetolactate synthase 3 large subunit has translation MAEKSGADILVECLVDLGVEVVFGYPGGAVLPIYDALYNHPTIKHVLVRHEQGATHMAEGYARSTGKPGVVLVTSGPGATNAVTGITDALLDSIPMIVITGQVPTQLIGTDAFQEADTVGITRHCTKHNYLVKDPAKLAGIVHEAFHIATTGRPGPVVVDIPKNVQIATAPYARPELKVHASYHPQTKADAAAIDTAVEMLAAAERPIFYTGGGVINSGPQASALLRELAAMTGAPVTSTLMGLGAFPASSDQWVGMLGMHGTYEANWAMNQADLILCIGARFDDRVTGRLDAFAPNSRKVHIDIDRSSINKIVDVDVAVVADVGSALEDMIALWKRRGHEKADLSGWWARIAEWRAKKSLSYPESGSEIMPQKAIADLYKATRATGKDIIITTEVGQHQMWAAQHFGFEEPNKWLTSGGLGTMGYGFPAAIGAQMGNPDSISICIAGDASIQMNIQEMGTASQYRLPVKIFILNNEYMGMVRQWQELTYESRYSNSYSDSLPDFVKLGEAYGWTGIRIEGPQELEAGIRQMLETDGPVIVDCRVAKLSNCFPMIPSGAAHTEMLLDPNQIEGVMSDEAKALV, from the coding sequence GTGGCCGAAAAGAGCGGCGCGGACATTTTGGTCGAGTGCCTGGTTGATCTGGGCGTCGAAGTTGTGTTCGGCTATCCGGGCGGCGCCGTGCTGCCCATCTATGACGCGCTCTATAATCACCCCACGATCAAGCATGTCCTAGTGCGCCACGAGCAGGGCGCGACCCACATGGCCGAGGGCTATGCCCGTTCGACCGGCAAGCCCGGCGTCGTCCTGGTCACCTCCGGCCCCGGCGCGACCAATGCCGTCACCGGCATCACCGACGCGCTGCTGGATTCGATCCCGATGATCGTCATCACCGGTCAGGTGCCGACGCAACTGATCGGCACCGACGCCTTCCAGGAGGCGGACACGGTCGGCATCACGCGCCACTGCACCAAGCATAATTATCTGGTGAAGGATCCGGCCAAGCTGGCCGGCATCGTTCATGAGGCATTCCATATCGCCACCACCGGTCGCCCCGGCCCGGTCGTCGTCGACATTCCCAAGAATGTCCAGATCGCGACCGCACCCTATGCCCGGCCGGAACTGAAGGTCCATGCCAGCTATCATCCGCAGACCAAGGCGGATGCCGCCGCGATCGATACGGCGGTCGAGATGCTGGCCGCGGCCGAGCGGCCGATCTTCTACACCGGCGGCGGCGTCATCAATTCGGGTCCGCAGGCCAGCGCCCTGCTGCGCGAACTGGCGGCGATGACCGGTGCGCCCGTCACCTCGACCCTGATGGGCCTGGGCGCCTTCCCCGCTTCGTCCGACCAGTGGGTCGGCATGCTGGGCATGCACGGCACCTATGAAGCCAATTGGGCGATGAACCAGGCGGACCTGATCCTGTGCATCGGCGCGCGTTTCGACGATCGCGTCACCGGCCGGCTGGACGCCTTCGCCCCCAACAGCCGCAAGGTGCATATCGATATCGACCGCAGCTCGATCAACAAGATCGTCGACGTCGATGTCGCGGTCGTCGCCGATGTCGGCAGCGCGCTGGAGGACATGATCGCCCTGTGGAAGCGGCGCGGCCATGAAAAGGCGGACCTGTCGGGCTGGTGGGCACGGATCGCCGAATGGCGTGCCAAGAAGAGCCTGTCCTACCCCGAAAGCGGCAGCGAGATCATGCCGCAAAAGGCGATCGCGGACCTCTACAAGGCGACCCGCGCGACCGGCAAGGACATCATCATCACCACCGAAGTCGGCCAGCACCAGATGTGGGCGGCCCAGCATTTCGGCTTTGAAGAACCGAACAAATGGCTGACCTCGGGCGGCCTGGGCACGATGGGCTATGGCTTCCCGGCCGCCATCGGCGCGCAGATGGGCAATCCCGACAGCATCAGCATCTGCATCGCCGGCGACGCCTCGATCCAGATGAACATCCAGGAAATGGGGACGGCCAGCCAGTATCGGCTGCCGGTCAAGATCTTCATCCTGAACAATGAATATATGGGCATGGTCCGCCAGTGGCAGGAACTGACCTATGAAAGTCGCTATTCCAACAGCTATTCCGACAGCCTGCCCGACTTCGTGAAGCTGGGCGAGGCCTATGGCTGGACCGGCATCCGCATCGAAGGACCGCAGGAACTGGAGGCCGGCATCCGTCAGATGCTGGAAACCGACGGCCCCGTCATCGTGGACTGTCGCGTGGCGAAGCTCTCCAACTGCTTCCCGATGATCCCGTCGGGCGCGGCCCATACCGAAATGCTGCTCGATCCCAACCAGATCGAAGGCGTCATGTCGGACGAGGCAAAGGCACTGGTGTGA
- the ilvN gene encoding acetolactate synthase small subunit, with amino-acid sequence MHIHEEQSERHVLSLTVSNEAGILARIAGLFTARGYNIDSLTVADITDDHAISRITIVTNGPPKVIDQIIAQLDRLVPVHKVTDLTDAGPFVERELALVKVAGTGEDRIEALRLADVFRAKVVDTTIESFIFEITGTTEKIDNFVGLMRQIGLVEVGRTGVAGLIRGKEPA; translated from the coding sequence ATGCATATCCACGAAGAACAGAGCGAGCGGCACGTCCTGTCGCTGACGGTGTCGAACGAGGCGGGCATATTGGCCCGCATCGCCGGCCTGTTCACCGCGCGCGGCTATAATATCGACAGCCTGACCGTGGCCGACATTACCGACGATCATGCGATCAGCCGCATCACCATCGTCACCAACGGCCCGCCCAAGGTGATCGACCAGATCATCGCCCAGCTCGACCGGCTGGTCCCGGTCCACAAGGTCACCGACCTGACCGACGCCGGCCCGTTCGTCGAGCGCGAACTGGCGCTGGTCAAGGTCGCCGGCACCGGCGAAGACCGGATCGAGGCGCTGCGCCTGGCCGACGTGTTCCGTGCCAAGGTGGTCGACACGACGATCGAGAGCTTCATCTTCGAGATTACCGGCACGACCGAGAAGATCGACAATTTCGTCGGCCTGATGCGCCAGATCGGCCTGGTCGAGGTCGGTCGCACCGGCGTTGCCGGCCTGATCCGCGGCAAGGAGCCGGCCTGA
- the leuA gene encoding 2-isopropylmalate synthase encodes MMLTDPSQKYRPFPQVDLPNRQWPSKVITKAPRWLSTDMRDGNQSLIDPMNAEKKRRFFDLLVKVGVKEIEVGFPAAGATEFDFISGLVKEGAIPDDVMPQVLTQAREDLIATTFESLRGAKQAIVHVYNAISPAWRNIVFQMERPEIKQIAINAAKLLRDNAARMPDTDWHFEYSPETFSTAELDFSLECCEAVMDILQPTPDRPLILNLPATVECATPNIYADQIEWICRNISRRDSVVISLHTHNDRGTGVAAAELGIMAGADRVEGCLFGNGERTGNCDLVTVALNMYTQGVDPELDFSDIDEVIQTVEYCNQLPVHPRHPYAGELVFTAFSGSHQDAIKKGFAAQEARNDLFWNVPYLPIDPKDLGRDYEAVIRVNSQSGKGGVAWVLQQDKGYKLPKRMQADFSKVVQALADQSSRELNAADISAAFDDYYHQTGDQAYSLIDYHESGSAGDRIFTGKIVHEGGERSISGRGNGLISSVLAALRDELGVVLDVADYNEHAIGAGTDVNAAAYVECRTADGRTVFGIGTDSDVATASVKAVLSAANAVAVRG; translated from the coding sequence ATGATGCTGACCGATCCTTCGCAGAAATACCGCCCCTTCCCCCAGGTGGACCTGCCCAATCGCCAATGGCCGTCCAAGGTCATCACCAAGGCGCCCCGCTGGCTATCGACCGACATGCGCGACGGCAACCAGTCGCTGATCGACCCGATGAATGCGGAAAAGAAGCGCCGCTTCTTCGACCTGCTGGTCAAGGTCGGCGTCAAGGAGATCGAGGTCGGCTTCCCCGCCGCCGGCGCGACCGAGTTCGACTTCATCTCGGGCCTGGTCAAGGAAGGCGCCATCCCCGACGATGTCATGCCCCAGGTGCTGACCCAGGCGCGCGAAGACCTGATCGCCACCACCTTCGAAAGCCTGCGCGGAGCGAAGCAAGCCATCGTCCATGTCTATAACGCGATCTCGCCGGCCTGGCGCAACATCGTGTTCCAAATGGAACGGCCGGAAATCAAGCAGATCGCGATCAACGCCGCCAAGCTGCTGCGCGACAATGCGGCGCGCATGCCCGACACCGACTGGCATTTCGAATATAGCCCCGAAACCTTCTCGACCGCCGAGCTGGATTTCAGCCTGGAATGTTGCGAGGCGGTGATGGACATCCTGCAGCCGACACCGGATCGGCCGCTGATCCTGAACCTGCCCGCCACCGTCGAGTGCGCGACCCCCAACATCTATGCCGACCAGATCGAATGGATCTGCCGCAACATCTCGCGCCGTGACAGCGTGGTGATCTCGCTGCACACCCATAATGACCGGGGCACCGGCGTCGCCGCCGCCGAACTGGGCATCATGGCCGGCGCCGACCGCGTCGAAGGCTGCCTGTTCGGTAATGGCGAACGCACGGGCAATTGCGACTTGGTGACCGTCGCGCTCAACATGTACACGCAGGGCGTCGACCCGGAACTGGACTTCAGCGACATCGATGAAGTCATCCAGACCGTCGAATATTGCAACCAGCTGCCGGTCCACCCGCGCCACCCTTATGCCGGCGAACTGGTGTTCACCGCCTTCTCAGGGTCGCATCAGGACGCAATCAAGAAGGGTTTTGCCGCACAGGAAGCGCGCAACGACCTGTTCTGGAACGTCCCCTATCTGCCGATCGATCCCAAGGATCTGGGCCGCGACTATGAAGCGGTGATCCGCGTCAATTCGCAGTCGGGCAAGGGCGGCGTCGCCTGGGTGCTGCAGCAGGACAAGGGTTACAAGCTGCCGAAGCGGATGCAGGCCGACTTCTCGAAGGTGGTGCAGGCGCTGGCCGACCAGTCGAGCCGCGAACTCAATGCCGCCGATATCTCGGCCGCGTTCGACGACTATTATCACCAGACCGGCGACCAAGCCTACAGCCTGATCGACTATCATGAGAGCGGCAGTGCGGGCGACCGCATCTTCACCGGCAAGATCGTTCATGAAGGTGGCGAGCGCTCGATCTCGGGCCGCGGCAACGGCCTCATCTCGTCGGTGCTGGCTGCGCTGCGCGACGAACTGGGCGTGGTGCTGGATGTCGCCGACTATAATGAGCACGCTATCGGCGCCGGCAC